A part of Streptomyces sp. DSM 40750 genomic DNA contains:
- a CDS encoding carbohydrate ABC transporter permease, translating into MTTLTTPAPVVRRRVARTLTYLSLVGASVVVLLPLLVVLLTSLKTERQMADDSGALTLPDSLLNFENYATAFRDGDMLAAFGNTAFILVFAITGTVLIGSMAAYAIDRFTFRFRKLVVALFLVATLVPGVTTQVATFQIVDSFGMFDTLWAPIALYMGTDIVSIYIFLQFVRSIPISLDESARLDGANAFTIYRKIIFPLLKPAIATVVIVKGITVYNDFYIPFLYMPSDDRGVISTSLFRFKGPFGAHWETISAGAVLVILPTLIVFLLLQRFIYNGFMRGATK; encoded by the coding sequence ATGACGACACTGACGACGCCGGCCCCGGTGGTCCGCAGGCGGGTCGCCCGCACCCTCACCTACCTGTCCCTGGTCGGCGCCTCGGTCGTGGTCCTCCTGCCCCTCCTGGTGGTCCTGCTGACCTCGCTCAAGACCGAGCGGCAGATGGCGGACGACAGCGGCGCCCTCACCCTGCCCGACAGCCTCCTGAACTTCGAGAACTACGCGACGGCCTTCCGCGACGGCGACATGCTCGCCGCCTTCGGCAACACGGCCTTCATCCTCGTCTTCGCCATCACCGGAACGGTCCTCATCGGATCGATGGCGGCCTACGCGATCGACCGCTTCACCTTCCGCTTCCGGAAACTGGTCGTCGCCCTCTTCCTCGTCGCCACCCTCGTCCCCGGCGTCACCACCCAGGTCGCGACCTTCCAGATCGTCGACAGCTTCGGCATGTTCGACACCCTCTGGGCCCCGATCGCCCTCTACATGGGCACCGACATCGTCTCGATCTACATCTTCCTGCAGTTCGTGAGATCGATTCCGATCTCCCTCGACGAGTCCGCCCGCCTGGACGGCGCCAACGCCTTCACGATCTACCGAAAGATCATTTTCCCGCTGCTGAAACCCGCGATCGCCACAGTCGTCATAGTCAAAGGGATCACCGTCTACAACGACTTCTACATCCCCTTCCTCTACATGCCCTCCGACGACCGCGGCGTGATCTCCACATCCCTCTTCCGCTTCAAGGGCCCCTTCGGCGCCCACTGGGAAACGATCTCGGCAGGAGCGGTACTGGTGATCCTGCCGACCCTGATCGTCTTCCTCCTGCTGCAGAGGTTCATCTACAACGGCTTCATGAGGGGCGCGACGAAGTAG
- a CDS encoding DUF3000 domain-containing protein — protein sequence MDDAKEGERDAMETAPLPFRSAVEALRSTRLRPEIEIDPTRPPQRLAPYAYALEAAVVEGDEDLADGRLVLLYDPAGHDAWQGPFRLVTLVRAELEPEMAADPLLPDVCWSWLTGALQSRGLSYGEPSGTVTRASSHYFGGLATRPAASQIEIRASWTPREVLGGVPDTASHLASWCDLLAQIAGLPPAVDPGDAAVVTLPQRRGPQSR from the coding sequence ATGGACGACGCGAAAGAGGGGGAGCGCGATGCGATGGAGACGGCACCGTTGCCGTTCCGCTCCGCCGTAGAAGCGCTGCGGTCCACCCGGCTGCGGCCGGAGATCGAGATCGACCCGACCAGGCCGCCCCAGCGGCTCGCCCCGTACGCGTACGCGCTGGAGGCCGCGGTCGTCGAGGGCGACGAGGACCTGGCCGACGGCCGGCTCGTCCTGCTGTACGACCCTGCGGGCCACGACGCCTGGCAGGGCCCCTTCCGGCTGGTGACCCTGGTCCGCGCCGAGCTGGAGCCCGAGATGGCGGCCGATCCCCTGCTGCCGGACGTGTGCTGGTCCTGGCTGACCGGCGCGCTGCAGTCCCGGGGGCTGTCGTACGGGGAACCGAGCGGCACGGTGACGCGGGCGAGTTCGCACTATTTCGGCGGGCTGGCGACGCGGCCGGCCGCGTCGCAGATCGAGATCCGGGCGTCGTGGACACCGCGCGAGGTCCTGGGCGGCGTCCCCGACACCGCGTCCCACCTCGCCTCGTGGTGCGACCTGCTCGCCCAGATCGCGGGGTTGCCGCCGGCGGTCGACCCGGGGGACGCGGCCGTCGTGACACTGCCGCAGCGACGGGGGCCGCAGTCCCGCTGA
- the hemE gene encoding uroporphyrinogen decarboxylase, which translates to MSAKASPSGHQPTATYNSAFLKACRREPVPHTPVWFMRQAGRSLPEYLKVREGIPMLESCMRPELVTEITLQPVRRHHVDAAIYFSDIVVPLKAIGIDLDIKPGVGPVVAHPIRSRADLAQLRDLTPEDVSYVTEAIKLLTAELGETPLIGFAGAPFTLASYLVEGGPSRTYENAKAMMYGDPELWADLLDRLAGITSAFLKVQIEAGASAVQLFDSWAGALAPADYRRSVLPASAKVFRAVESYGVPRIHFGVGTGELLGLMGEAGADVVGVDWRVPLDEAARRVGPGKALQGNLDPTVLFAGTEAVETKAREVLDTAVGLEGHIFNLGHGVMPSTNPDALTRLVEYVHTQTVR; encoded by the coding sequence GTGAGTGCCAAAGCCAGCCCCTCGGGCCACCAGCCGACCGCCACGTACAACTCCGCCTTCCTGAAGGCGTGCAGGCGCGAGCCCGTGCCGCACACACCGGTCTGGTTCATGCGGCAGGCCGGGCGCTCACTGCCGGAGTACCTGAAGGTGCGCGAGGGCATTCCGATGCTGGAGTCGTGCATGCGGCCCGAGCTGGTCACGGAGATCACCCTCCAGCCGGTCCGCCGGCACCACGTGGACGCGGCGATCTACTTCAGCGACATCGTCGTCCCGCTCAAGGCCATCGGTATCGACCTCGACATCAAGCCCGGCGTCGGCCCGGTCGTCGCCCACCCGATCCGCAGCCGCGCCGACCTCGCCCAGTTGCGCGACCTGACCCCCGAGGACGTCTCCTACGTCACCGAGGCGATCAAGCTGCTCACCGCCGAGCTCGGCGAGACCCCGCTCATCGGCTTCGCCGGCGCCCCCTTCACCCTCGCCAGCTATCTCGTCGAGGGCGGCCCGTCCCGCACGTACGAGAACGCCAAGGCGATGATGTACGGCGACCCCGAGCTGTGGGCCGACCTGCTCGACCGTCTCGCCGGGATCACGTCCGCGTTCCTCAAGGTCCAGATCGAGGCGGGCGCCTCGGCCGTGCAGCTCTTCGACTCCTGGGCCGGCGCGCTGGCTCCCGCGGACTACCGCCGCTCGGTGCTGCCGGCCTCCGCGAAGGTCTTCCGGGCCGTCGAGTCGTACGGCGTTCCGCGCATCCACTTCGGCGTCGGCACCGGTGAGCTGCTGGGCCTCATGGGCGAGGCCGGCGCGGACGTCGTCGGCGTCGACTGGCGCGTCCCGCTCGACGAGGCCGCCCGCCGCGTCGGCCCCGGCAAGGCGCTCCAGGGCAACCTCGACCCGACCGTCCTGTTCGCCGGCACGGAGGCCGTCGAGACCAAGGCGCGCGAGGTCCTCGACACGGCCGTCGGCCTGGAGGGTCACATCTTCAACCTCGGCCACGGCGTCATGCCCAGCACGAACCCGGACGCGCTGACCCGGCTCGTGGAGTACGTCCACACGCAGACCGTGCGATAG
- a CDS encoding helix-turn-helix transcriptional regulator, translating into MSVLLEQPASLVAYRPNKPTAMVVVADPRVRSTVTRHLWALGVRDVIEASSIAEARPRVGNPRDICVADVHLPDGSGLTLLSETRAAGWPNGLALSAADDIGAVRNALAGGVKGYVVTGTRTNIGLPTRPGAAPIGSAARMHRRPPGAPSHPGGYRELSGREVEVLRLVAEGQSNKAIGVSMGLSALTVKSHLARIARKLGTGDRAGMVAVALRTGIIH; encoded by the coding sequence GTGTCCGTTCTCCTCGAGCAGCCCGCAAGCCTGGTCGCCTACCGTCCGAACAAGCCGACCGCGATGGTGGTCGTGGCCGATCCACGCGTTCGGTCCACCGTCACCCGCCACCTCTGGGCCCTCGGTGTCCGCGATGTCATCGAGGCCTCGTCCATCGCCGAGGCCCGTCCCCGTGTCGGCAACCCCCGTGACATCTGCGTCGCAGACGTCCATCTGCCGGACGGTTCCGGCCTGACCCTCCTCTCCGAGACCCGCGCGGCGGGGTGGCCCAACGGCCTCGCCCTCTCCGCCGCCGACGACATCGGCGCCGTACGCAACGCCCTCGCGGGCGGTGTGAAGGGATACGTCGTCACCGGCACCCGTACCAACATCGGACTGCCCACCCGCCCGGGTGCCGCCCCCATCGGCTCCGCCGCCCGTATGCACCGCCGCCCCCCGGGCGCCCCGAGCCACCCGGGCGGCTACCGGGAGCTTTCGGGCCGCGAGGTCGAGGTGTTGCGCCTGGTCGCGGAGGGGCAGTCGAACAAGGCGATCGGCGTCTCGATGGGCCTGTCCGCGCTCACGGTCAAGAGCCACTTGGCCCGCATCGCGCGCAAGCTCGGCACCGGCGACCGCGCCGGAATGGTGGCGGTGGCCCTGCGCACCGGGATCATCCACTGA
- a CDS encoding ribonuclease D — MTDAQETAADRTLRTTGGAPPDDGGSSEAGAPTPLLEPRDGIPPVIADESSLAAVIAAFAAGSGPVAVDAERASGYRYGQRAYLVQLRREGAGTALIDPVACPDLSGLGEALSGVEWVLHAATQDLPCLREIDMVPTRIFDTELAGRLAGFPRVGLGAMVEGVLGYVLEKGHSAVDWSTRPLPEPWLRYAALDVELLVDLRDALEKELDRQGKLEWARQEFDAIAAAPPAEPRKDPWRRTSGMHKVRRRRQMAVVRELWEARDRIAQRRDVSPGKVLSDAAIVEASLALPVNAQALAALNGFGHRMGRRQLEQWQAAVDRARALPDSALPAHGQPVTGPPPPKAWADKDPAAAARLSAARAGVSALAEQLTMPQENLMTPDTVRRLCWEPPKSLDAESVSAALAGYGARAWQVELVTPVLVGALSATAKVKGDPSP, encoded by the coding sequence GTGACCGACGCCCAAGAGACCGCAGCAGACAGGACCCTGCGAACCACCGGAGGCGCCCCTCCGGACGACGGCGGATCTTCTGAAGCGGGGGCGCCCACCCCTTTGCTGGAGCCAAGGGACGGTATTCCGCCGGTGATCGCCGACGAGTCCTCGCTCGCCGCGGTGATCGCCGCGTTCGCCGCCGGCTCCGGCCCCGTCGCCGTGGACGCCGAACGCGCGTCCGGATACCGCTACGGCCAGCGGGCCTATCTGGTGCAGCTGCGCCGCGAGGGCGCGGGCACCGCGCTCATCGACCCCGTCGCCTGTCCCGACCTCTCCGGCCTCGGCGAGGCGCTCTCCGGGGTGGAGTGGGTGCTCCACGCGGCCACCCAGGACCTGCCGTGTCTGCGCGAGATAGACATGGTCCCGACCCGGATCTTCGACACCGAGCTGGCCGGGCGCCTCGCCGGCTTCCCCCGGGTGGGCCTCGGCGCGATGGTCGAGGGCGTCCTCGGCTACGTCCTCGAAAAGGGCCACTCCGCCGTCGACTGGTCGACCCGCCCGCTGCCCGAGCCGTGGCTGCGGTACGCCGCGCTCGACGTGGAACTCCTCGTGGACCTGCGGGACGCCCTGGAGAAGGAGCTGGACCGGCAGGGCAAGCTCGAATGGGCCCGCCAGGAATTCGACGCGATCGCGGCCGCACCGCCCGCCGAGCCGCGCAAGGATCCGTGGCGTCGTACGTCCGGGATGCACAAGGTGCGGCGTCGGCGGCAGATGGCGGTCGTACGGGAGCTGTGGGAGGCGCGGGACCGGATCGCGCAGCGGCGGGATGTGTCGCCGGGCAAGGTGCTGAGCGACGCGGCGATCGTCGAGGCGTCGTTGGCTCTGCCGGTCAACGCGCAGGCGCTGGCCGCGCTGAACGGGTTCGGGCATCGGATGGGACGGCGCCAGCTCGAACAGTGGCAGGCCGCCGTGGACCGGGCCAGGGCGCTGCCGGACTCCGCGTTGCCGGCGCACGGGCAGCCGGTGACCGGGCCGCCGCCGCCGAAGGCCTGGGCCGACAAGGATCCCGCCGCCGCGGCTCGGTTGTCCGCCGCTCGGGCCGGGGTCTCGGCGTTGGCCGAGCAGCTCACCATGCCGCAGGAGAATCTGATGACTCCGGATACGGTTCGGCGGCTCTGCTGGGAACCGCCGAAGTCGTTGGACGCGGAGTCTGTGAGTGCGGCGCTCGCCGGGTACGGGGCTCGGGCTTGGCAGGTGGAGCTGGTGACGCCGGTGTTGGTGGGGGCGTTGTCCGCCACGGCCAAGGTCAAGGGGGACCCGTCGCCGTAG